The genomic window GGTTAAAATGGTTTCTTTGTGGTAAAATGGCGCCTGCACGTTGCGAGTATGAGATGAAGATGGGGGGGGGGAAATGGCGTTTATTTGTGGCGCATTTTCAAACACGCGTTGCGCCTTAAAGACCGATGCTTTCACGCGTTTTCCACGATAAATAACGTTAGATTTACCCACACAAAACAGCCCGGGAGGTTTTAGGTTAGTTTCTTTGTGGTAAAATGGCTGCTGCACGTTGTGAGGATGGGGGAGAAAATGGCGTTGCGTTGCATTTTCAAACACGCGCTGTGCTTAAGTTGCAGTTGCTTTCATGCGTCTTCCACGACGAATAACGTTAGATTAATTTACACAATACTGTCCGGGAGGTTTTCGGTTAAGGTCGTTTCTTTGTGGTAAAATGGCTGCTGCACGTTGTGAGGATGAGAAGATGGGGGAGAAAATGGCGTTTCATTGTGGCGCATTTTCAAACACGCGTTGCACTGCAAAGACGCAGCTGCTTTGACAAGATTTACATTTTAAGCTTGGGTTTGCGGTCACATTTTTATTCACTTTGCTTTAACTTTATATAGctttaatgacatttttcctTTAATTTTTTGTTAATAGATTTTCAACATGTCTGACGAGGGAAAGCTATTCATTGGTGGCCTGAGTTATGATACCACCGAGCAGTCTTTGGAAGACGCCTTTTCCAAATATGGAACAATTGCCAAAGGTTCGTGACTTATTTTGagcttttttaattttaaaatcccccaaattcagtttttaaccatgcattttttttttagtcGATGTCATCAGGGACCGAGAAACTGACCGTTCCAGAGGTTTTGGCTTTGTAACATTCGAGAATCCCGAGGATGCTAAAGATGCCATGGCTGCAATGAATGGGAAGGTAAAGGGACAAgtcttaacttttttttttctaagCAGCATGGCAGCTCTTAAGATGTGTATGTTTCTCACAATGGTCTGTTCTTTTTGTAGTCTGTCGATGGCCGTATGATCAGAGTTGATGAAGCTGGCAAGTCTGGTGGAAGATCTGGTGGCTTCAGAGGTGGTTCTGGAGGTGGCAGAGGCTTCTTCAGGGGTGGCAGAGGTAGAGGTGAGTTTTTATTCttaaatgcagaaaggtttctTTGTCTTAATGTGAGGTTATTATAAAGACCACTGAGGCTTGCTGCACAGTGAGTGAAAATTAAGATAATACAAAAGACACGATTGACAATGGAATTTAGAAAGATTAAACCTGTTATGTTAACCTTATATTACTGGCTGTTTAAGACTCCACATTGACTTTGCTTAATTTTTTAAACAGGTGGTGGAAGCTATGGTGGGGACAGAAGTTTTGGTGGTGAGAGGAGCTATGGTGGTGACAGGAGCTATGGTGGTGACAGGAGCTACAGCGGTGGTGATAGAGGCTATGGTGGTGGTGGTGACAGGAGCTACGGCGGAGGTGAACGATCCTACGGTGGTGGCGGATACTCCTCCAACAGGAGTGGAGGCTACTCCAGTGGCGGATACAGAGACAACAGGTGAGTTATTTCAACATGCAATAGCTCTACATGTACTAGTATTTTACATATTGTTACTCTAACACTAATGTTAGTTCTTAATCTCGCTTGAATTGTAGGAACCAGGGAGGTTACGACCGTTCCGGTGGCTCCTACAGAGATAACTATGACAGCTACGGTATGTATTGATTTGACCGAATAGCCACGGGAATATATTCCTTTGGTTTTAgttgctttattttttaagaataaCCTGGACCTCTCCCAGTCCACTGAGTTGCCGTAGAATACAAGACTGCCATTTTTGAACGTTTTGAGATCTGGTCTACTTAGTTGCCTTTATCTCGGAATAGCAGGCCAAAGTTCAAAGCGTAAAACATTTCTCTATGCGAGTCCAGTTGGTTCTATGATCAAGTAAAATCAAAAAGACCTTGTTCGAAAGAATCGTGAAAATGGGTTGTCTTGATGTCAGTTCACTGTTTGGAAAGGATGTTGAAAATGCTCCAGTGCCTTTACACTCTTGCCTACTTCTTGTCCTCAGCTTCACAGTAAAAAATTCCTGATTGCAAGATCATCACTTCGCTGGCTGTATTTAAAAAGATGTGCTCTTCGAagaccttttattttttgcttttttttgttttctggttCAAGTGTTCTATTAAAAAGACTCCTTTTTTACTGTGTTAAGTATCCGCAGGATGTTCCTCTCACTGAGGCACTACCTAAAAATCCTTGAGCAATTACTGTAAAAGCCTGTTGAGGTTCCTGTACCCATCATTTTACCTTGCGATGCGTTATGGATGCTCGCAGGGGCTTGAAATTgtctttgtttttccattttagtaTGTGTTTGAGAAACTGTCTCTGAACCATGCGTGAAAATTTGACCTGTCCAACACAGCCTGATAGCTTCTAAGACCAATTGTTTTAAAAAGATCTTTTGGACCATTCTTTAGTCGCTCACTAAAAGCGCCAAGGGTCATTAATGTTAAAGGAACTGAGTTTTAAAGCGGCAGTTTCGCCACAAAATATTCTAATCCGATCCTCAATAGAAGCTTGATAAGCTGTGATGTGTTCTTTATGGCTCCTTGCCACCTCCATTTTGTGATGCATTCCTTTAGTGAAGCAAGGCAGGCATATTGCAAACCTTGACATTGCTAAAGATTTGTAAATATTCATCATCCAAAGAGTAAACTACACAAATGGCTTATTTGGCCCCTTTTGGGGGCTTTGTTGTATTCCTCTTCATGTCCCGGGGTACTTTGCTCTTTGGGTAGTctaaattttttttaagtatgctCTACTGTGGACTGAAATTATCCTCTTAAATGTCAAGATTTTGTTCCTTCTGGGGGAAGAAATGTGCTCTTTTCTGTATATCAACACTTCAACAattccttttcttttttgtattaatCTGGCTTCATGAAGCCCATTAAAAAGTGGATGGAAAATGCTCTGATTTCTTGTGCCTCTTATCAAAATTCTTAAAATGACCTGATGAATGTGTTATTAGGCTTGCGGGGAATTGGTTAGGACTTCAATTACTTTTTTGGGTgttttaggcccggtttcacaggcCTGGCTCTGCTTAAGCCATGGCTATGCctttattaaattatatgaaaGTCGCTGTTAATGTCTTGGATACAAACATTACTTGAAATAAAACGATGGCAATGACATGTTTTAAGATGGGTTTGGGCAGGCTGTTTTCAGTAGACGGCTCACTTtgattttagtctgggactagttttaagtcttgtctgtgaaatcgggcatacaaatattaaattagGCTAATAAAAAGCTTAAGCATTTAAAATCAGCGTGAAAGCCTTGCTATTATGATAAAGCAAACAATGGTTCTGTATAATGCTTCATTGAATCCAAGCGTGCTCTGCTATCAAATTTGGAAATCAACAATGTCCTTGGAGAATGAAGTGTTGTGCCTTCCGACTCAAGAATCCTGAGATGAAAGCTGCTCTCTTGGCTAGGTCAATTGTGGAAATAGGCCTGTAATGTGAGGTAAACATTTTGCTCTCCTGTACGCATCCAACAGTTCTCATTGTCCATGTTTTCTTCCACTAATGTCTTGGCCAGTCGATCTATTAGACCTCCAGACTTTGTTCCACAACCCCTCCATAAAAGCTGCATGATAGTATTGGTAGCCTAATTGTGTTGGTGGTAAATTCTTCATGTGGCCCTTGAAATGAGAATAAAGTACATACCTGTTCTGGTGAATATTATATGCACCCGTTTGAAGGCTCTTGTCAGTTGAGTAAATAACTCGAAATGAAATTAGAAGAATTTGAAGAAATGTAGTCTGCATCATTTGCCCTTTGAGTGCATCTCTATGGAgccctgtttaaaaaaaaatctgccttTCAAATTTGTGCTGATTTGTCTTAAACACATTTGGATTTATAAAATCTGAACAGTACTTTAAAACTGGGTTAATCACTTGTAAATGCATGAGTTTTCAATTCTTTagttttctgtttaataatAGACATTCTTATTTTTCAGGCTGAAATCCTGATGCTGGAATAGATGGGAAACTAAACTTGTGAAGTGCTCTGATGTAAAGCGCTCTTCTTTCGTGGCATTGATGGACAGGTATGTATTTGCTGACATTAAATTAGTTCATGACCGAAGTAAAATTTCCTAATAATTTAGTCGCCCATGTCATTCTTCAGTCGAAAAGAAATGAGTTTAATGAGGAAAACATGACAGGAATTTTCTCCATAAAAAGGAAGTTAATGTTAAGGGCAAATCATGCTTTATGTAAGAAATATTCATTGTGGTCAAATTTAAGACTGTGTTTACACTAGGGTTGTGTAGCAATCTGCTACAGGAAAAATACCAGTGCACATTAattgaccctgcctgtgaaaacctaGCTTTTGTGCACAATCCTACATCATCTACAGtgtattctgtgaaaatgtgagctttatatctttaatattgaccaaGTAATGCTGGGGCCACACCAAAAGATAATCGGGCTGATTTCTCCCCTTCCGACAGTCCTAGGTAAAGTCCCGATGATCTTAAATGGCTCTAAAGATTATCTTGTCAGATTTCCCTGTGGTGTGTGTTAAGAGTGAATGAACCTGATCGGAAGAACATCGGAGCCGCCCCGATCGCGAATCTTAAATATTCAACATGTTGAATATTTACGATCAGAAATCCTGATGTGTGGGGGAAACCCCGAGGACAAACGCACAAGAACTCTGTTGATTGTCATGTGGAACAAAACAATATCCTATTAGAAAGCCAGCTGACAGAAGTATAACAGACGTAGTTATTACTTAAACAAAcccttttctttattctgtcaaTTTTCTGTCAAAAGCATAACAAACACTATCATTGCaatattctaataatttcaATTAAAACCAGGCTATGTGGTAGTCCGAGTGTGCGGATGCAGAAAAAATGGGTCCAGCGGAGCCAGTACACTCTTTCGGGTGATAACGTCAGCagctattttttacaaaacgtaatattatttttaattactgtgaagacataaatacaacaatatttgagttgcaataaaattatatcTAGTGCTGTGCCACCTTAAAGGCTTTAGGCGACGCTGCTTGAGCAAGTTCTCCATTTTAAATTTTAGTATTgactgtttcatcggacgcatgcGCGCCTGACCCCCGTTAACTTCccgtttgtgtttggctagtgtctaataaaataacttttataacgcaataaatattaattcaaattaacaaattattaataaattgtattaaacgatttgttgaaggGTCCTGTAATTTggttgcatttaaagaaacattgacatctagcggttgagcttggtctaaataaaaaatcttggagagacaagtttagccaagtaactgtTATTCTCGGATTCTTTTGATtgctatcagaaataatctacaggcgtgATGTGTACAAACCGGAAGTAGGGTAAACGCTTGTCTGGTCAATGCTCTAGCTCCATTCACTACACAGAACAGTTGCGGGGACCAGAAGAAGTTAGGCATGTAGCGCTCCCTTTATGCTGATTTGTCTAACGTATTGACAATAAATAAATCgctcaaaaaacaatgtttttgttccCTATTTTTACATCTCCCAGTAAAACATGATTAAGTCGGACAACATATGCTACTTTTGATTTTGGTGAATAAAAGGAATGCATGTGAGATAACAAGCTGAATGAATGGCTATGACCGCAGGGCCGGAAAAACTTTTCCCCATGTCGCCATTTTGTGAAATAGGtgaattgtttgtgaatgtgtaccggaagttaaggtggAGTCACAAAAGTGCTCATgggcagtaatgtttgtttatgttgttaagatgaaaccgtctataagcaCTGTATTACAAATACTTACGCAGGACCTAACTGAACTGCATTTTTCCATTACACAGGTAATTATGATGGGTTTATGCTTTGGGACGGGCCGTATTAATGCTCCAAACCCTCAGCCCAAGTACCCTTGGATCAACCTAGTGGCAGAGCGGCAAGGAAGAGAATTGTGCAACACCATTTCGATTACTCATCTTGAATAAAAGGCAAACCAAACAAGCTTGGGCCATGCTTTTTATTTGTAACCATCTTGGATAACAGGCAGTATTCAGTATTTTACCTGCAGCAAGATATATTTTTATACACTGTAAACGATGTTACTCTGTGTCCAATAGTGGGTTAGCACTCTAAATTTCCATTTGTAGCAGCCTTATCTCCAGTcaatgtcttggtggttttaGGCATATATTCAATCTTTGATGACTCTGTTTAGACAAGAAATGAGTGTTACTCTGTGCCCCTTTTTCTAGAAATCAAATTcacaatatattaaaaaagcaaaagaaaaataacCCAATGAGGTCAAATTAAAAACCCTCACCTCTGTACAAGTTTTCTCTGCTGACTCTGTAGTAGGCCTTTCCGTTGATGTGGACTCCTACAACAGTTATTACCGTCAGTAAAAAGTTGAGTAAGTGAATTTATAGTTAAGTAAAGGACAATCATCTGAGGGAGTTGCTTCAGTGTCCTATGTAATGAATGTAAATGGCTATCAAAAACAGGTGCGctttatactttaataaaaaaattcacttACTGCTTTTTCCACTTGCTTGGTTACTGGTGTGCAAGTTGTAGTACCTGCAATTGCACAAAGGGTGGGAAACACAATCTCATTAAAATAAACTAAGGAAAAAGCTATGGAGCTGCCTCTGCAATCCGTCAGTTCACATTAAGCCTCGTGCAAGCTCTTCTGCCAGGGTATAAGGGAGTGTAGTGATGTAGTATTGCCACTTTGTTTAATGTTCTTGTAATGAACACTTGTTATACAAATAGATCATGTAGATTATAAAAAGCAACACTTTAAAGGAGTGCTTTTGAAAGCTACATTACATATCAGATGTAGTTTCCTTAAATGGCTCTAATACTAAATGTATTGACTATATCAAGCTTTGCCTTACCGCGTTCTATCCGATGAGGTGCTGACATGATTTCATTAATCCATTGAAGGTGCTGAGAAACACGGGTGTATCCTGTAAGGTAGCCTTCGGTCTTCTTCATGTGAAAAGACACGATACCCATTGCGATACCGCCACAGATAAGAGGACCTCCAGAGTCTCCCTGTTATTGACGTTCAATGAGCCGTTATTATACTATTAAAATACAGCAATACAACTTCAATGTAAAAGCTTATGAAATGCATACCTGTGAAGGGCCGAATGGGTCTTCATTGCATATGACGTCAGGTTCAAAACAATTTGTGAGGTCTTTCAGAGTGACCTTTAATTCTCTCAGGACTGTCGATGGAGAATAATGATCATATTTCGTCGAGCCCCATCCCATGACCAAACAGTCCTTTAAGATTTTGTCATTCCAAGGATTTGGCAGGTCAATGATAGTCACAGTCTTGTTCAAAGTTGCTCGAGTTTTAAGCTAAATGGGAAGATGGGATGTTCTTGGGTGAGCAGTTAACTCGTATAAGTTTATTAAAAAGGTTATGAATTAACAACCTGAAGGAAgttttggttaaaaaatatCTGTAGACGTTAAAGACATACCTTCAAAAGCATGATGTCATTACCGGGCTTGTTCTCGAAACATGGATGTGGAAAGGAATCAACCTCTATACCAGTGGGTAACAAAGTTGTGTCACTGACGCCCAAATACACCTTAAGATGACTAAAAAATAGCAAATGAATGTTACTATTGAACGCCTAAAAAAAGTTTAACAAAATAGTTTTTTGACAATAATTTGGTTTCATAATTAACATATGTCCAACATCTAATAGTGTATAAGTGTAGTCATTAAATAATTCTTATGTGAAAATGTATTGGTTATAAAGTATCTGTAGTCAGGACCATTTCAATTTCATTGTCCACATAATAGAAAAATCATACATTTCAATTAAGTACTTAAGCATATTTAGTTAGTTCCAGTGAATTCAACACACAGATCTTTTTACGGTAAAGGTGTCTTATagtacttttttttattcaccTCATTTTGCAGTTGGCGGTTGTCATCACAATATCTTCTCTTACCAAAACACCACAACACGCTGATTTAGTTCTTGAGTCTTGAATGTAGACCAGGTAAGGTCGGCTGTGTGGAACGGACACATGACCCCCGACAATACAGTCACCTTAAGAGAGATTGTTTTAAAGCCAAACCATTTCCTGTTTATATTAATTCATGTGGTAATTTATTGAATATTATTCGAATTAATTCATTATCATTCATAATAAGCAACATCAAACATATTAACAAAACCAAGgattgagaaaaaaactgatctGCTATATTTTCAAAAATTCTTGGAACTTGTTATGAACTTGCAATTTGGAAGGTTATAAAAAATCTTCTGGGTGTAAAAACTTGTGATATGAAGTGTTTACCTGGATTGCAGGAATGCAGCAGTAGCAAGATAGTTATAAACCAACAGATGTTCATTGCAGTAATGCTACGTGTAAACCACACTAAAGTATAAATGTTTTCTGCTTTTATACGGAGACAGAGGACACGTAGCAGGAAGATACATGGTAGAAACTTGACCACATTAAATTCAGATCATTTTATCTAGATATCCTTTGCTGATGTCTCGTAACGTAACCACAGCTAAAAAATGCATACACGGGAGGAAAAAGTGTTGCGTAGTAGGTTATTTAGGCATTATTCAcatttttcctaaatatgttGTCTCCAAAACAGTTTTGTTAATGTGGCTGCATGGTGCTAAACAGCCATGCAAACCACCATGTAAAATGCTTCATATAAAAACTCTTGTAAGACGTTACATAGTAATTCATATTATTATGTGGGGAATATAATAATGAGTCATAATAATAAAGCTTTAATTTCATTACATTAGTGTCGTTGCATTTTATTCCAAacccttttttattttcaattgtaATTTCTTAAATGCAGGGGTTATACCCAGTGCTTATTTCGCAGTTATTTGAAACTGACCACAAAATGGCGTTGACGGTTGTAATGAGGTTGTATTACAAATGGAACAcgtggaaaagaaaaaaaacatcaatagaCTTTCAAAGGAATGCTAAAAGGTAACTTTTATTTGAATCTAGTACATTTAATTGCAGGtacacatatttttaaatggcTCAAATGTTGACTTTATCAGCTTTGTTTGCCTTAGTCATGACTGCATTAATCCATAGTAGGTGCTGAGATATACGAGTGTATCCTGTAATGTAGTCTTCAGATCTCTTGAAGTAGAAAGACACAATGCCTTGTGCAACACCTCCACAAATAAAAGGGCCTCCAGAGTCTCCCTGTGAATGACATTAAGTTAGTTGTAAATATATAATCATTAAACAATGATACAAATAAAGTGTTCCCATTCAACataaaaagtaacattttatcAAATGCATACCAGTGATGGCCCAACTTTGCCTTTATGGCATATAATATCAGGCGTAGCACAGTTTACGTCACTTGTAAGAGTCACGTTTAATTCTCTCAGGACTGTCGATTGAGAATAATGATCATACATCGTCGAGCCCCATCCCATGACCAAACAGTCCTTTGAGATTTTCTCGTTCCAAGGATTTGGCAGGTCAATGATAGTCACAGTCTTGTTCAAAGTTGCTGGAGTTTTAAGCTAAATGGGAAGAAGTGCGATGTTCTTGGGTGAGCAGTTACCTCAGGTTTTTTAAGGTAATGAATTGTACACACACATTGAAAGT from Triplophysa rosa linkage group LG25, Trosa_1v2, whole genome shotgun sequence includes these protein-coding regions:
- the LOC130548612 gene encoding granzyme B-like — encoded protein: MNICWFVTILLLLHSCTPGDGMDHGIVGGHASVPHSRPYMVYILDLTTHSNCDGFLVREDFVMTAAHCKKNFRHPKVYLGVSDTKFLPHGIEVVSFPHPYFKNNMIGNDIMLLKLKTPATLNKTVTIIDLPNPWNEKISKDCLVMGWGSTMYDHYSQSTVLRELNVTLTSDVNCATPDIICHKGKVGPSLGDSGGPFICGGVAQGIVSFYFKRSEDYITGYTRISQHLLWINAVMTKANKADKVNI
- the cirbpb gene encoding cold inducible RNA binding protein b isoform X2, which encodes MSDEGKLFIGGLSYDTTEQSLEDAFSKYGTIAKVDVIRDRETDRSRGFGFVTFENPEDAKDAMAAMNGKSVDGRMIRVDEAGKSGGRSGGFRGGSGGGRGFFRGGRGGGSYGGDRSFGGERSYGGDRSYGGDRSYSGGDRGYGGGGDRSYGGGERSYGGGGYSSNRSGGYSSGGYRDNRNQGGYDRSGGSYRDNYDSYASQ
- the LOC130548611 gene encoding granzyme G-like, which codes for MNICWFITILLLLHSCNPGDCIVGGHVSVPHSRPYLVYIQDSRTKSACCGVLVREDIVMTTANCKMSHLKVYLGVSDTTLLPTGIEVDSFPHPCFENKPGNDIMLLKLKTRATLNKTVTIIDLPNPWNDKILKDCLVMGWGSTKYDHYSPSTVLRELKVTLKDLTNCFEPDVICNEDPFGPSQGDSGGPLICGGIAMGIVSFHMKKTEGYLTGYTRVSQHLQWINEIMSAPHRIERGTTTCTPVTKQVEKAVSEFFY
- the cirbpb gene encoding cold inducible RNA binding protein b isoform X3, with translation MSDEGKLFIGGLSYDTTEQSLEDAFSKYGTIAKVDVIRDRETDRSRGFGFVTFENPEDAKDAMAAMNGKSVDGRMIRVDEAGKSGGRSGGFRGGSGGGRGFFRGGRGRGGGSYGGDRSFGGERSYGGDRSYGGDRSYSGGDRGYGGGGDRSYGGGERSYGGGGYSSNRSGGYSSGGYRDNRNQGGYDRSGGSYRDNYDSYG
- the cirbpb gene encoding cold inducible RNA binding protein b isoform X1 encodes the protein MSDEGKLFIGGLSYDTTEQSLEDAFSKYGTIAKVDVIRDRETDRSRGFGFVTFENPEDAKDAMAAMNGKSVDGRMIRVDEAGKSGGRSGGFRGGSGGGRGFFRGGRGRGGGSYGGDRSFGGERSYGGDRSYGGDRSYSGGDRGYGGGGDRSYGGGERSYGGGGYSSNRSGGYSSGGYRDNRNQGGYDRSGGSYRDNYDSYASQ
- the cirbpb gene encoding cold inducible RNA binding protein b isoform X4, whose translation is MSDEGKLFIGGLSYDTTEQSLEDAFSKYGTIAKVDVIRDRETDRSRGFGFVTFENPEDAKDAMAAMNGKSVDGRMIRVDEAGKSGGRSGGFRGGSGGGRGFFRGGRGRGGGSYGGDRSFGGERSYGGDRSYGGDRSYSGGDRGYGGGGDRSYGGGERSYGGGGYSSNRSGGYSSGGYRDNSS